Proteins co-encoded in one Pelobates fuscus isolate aPelFus1 chromosome 5, aPelFus1.pri, whole genome shotgun sequence genomic window:
- the LOC134610532 gene encoding serine/threonine-protein kinase SBK1-like has translation MISITLITFFGFRMAATIMDVTKETAKDLLQLVGETSQTMTRMSVMDHFDPIKELGKGSYGKVLLANHRRSGQLVALKMLVKEKTLADNFLLEYSICVYLGIHPHIVTTFRMAFETPSNYVFVQEVAPAGTLHSIITPKVGLQEDIVKRCILQLTSALEFIHYKGLVHRDIKLNNILLMDHECHCIKLADFGLTRLQGTYVPGMSWIIPYMAPELCLVADSETILLHPSLDVWAFGVLVYVMLTGCFPWKEALPRDQQYLQFVHWQVFKDTVPIPAEWRLVTTESQYFFRLMLAIDATDRCSVSHIAEYIHWPWKADIPHKDIT, from the exons ATGATATCAATTACACTGATCACTTTCTTTGGTTTTAGAATGGCCGCTACAATCATGGATGTCACTAAGGAGACAGCAAAGGATCTTCTGCAGCTGGTGGGAGAGACATCTCAGACCATGACAAGGATGTCTGTAATGGATCACTTTGACCCAATTAAAGAACTGGGCAAAGGTTCTTATGGGAAGGTTCTCCTCGCCAATCACAGGCGTTCAG GACAGCTGGTGGCCTTGAAAATGCTGGTGAAGGAGAAGACTTTAGCAGATAATTTCCTCTTGGAATATAGTATCTGCGTCTACCTTGGGATTCATCCCCATATCGTTACCACCTTTAGAATGGCCTTCGAAACACCAAGCAACTATGTGTTTGTTCAGGAGGTTGCACCAGCTGGGACACTACATTCCATCATAACACCAAAG GTTGGTTTACAAGAGGACATTGTGAAGCGCTGCATTCTTCAGCTGACGAGTGCCTTGGAGTTCATCCACTACAAGGGACTGGTCCATCGGGACATCAAGCTGAATAATATTCTGCTCATGGACCATGAATGCCATTGCATCAAACTTGCAGACTTTGGACTCACCCGACTCCAGGGAACCTATGTACCAGGAATGTCCTGGATCATTCCCTACATGGCTCCTGAACTCTGCCTTGTTGCAGACAGTGAGACGATATTATTGCACCCTAGCCTTGATGTTTGGGCATTTGGAGTCCTGGTGTATGTGATGCTCACTGGCTGTTTCCCATGGAAGGAGGCTTTACCAAGGGACCAACAATATTTGCAGTTTGTTCACTGGCAGGTATTTAAAGACACTGTGCCAATACCAGCCGAGTGGAGGTTGGTTACCACTGAATCCCAGTATTTCTTCAGACTAATGTTGGCCATTGATGCTACTGACAGATGTTCTGTATCACACATTGCGGAATATATTCACTGGCCATGGAAAGCCGATATCCCCCATAAGGACATTACATGA